The following is a genomic window from Mustela lutreola isolate mMusLut2 chromosome 5, mMusLut2.pri, whole genome shotgun sequence.
gccatcagaaaggatgaatacccccaacttttgtatcgacttagatgagactggaggagattaagtgaaataagtcaagcagagaaaatcaactatcatatggtttcatttacttgtggaacataaggaatatcatggaggacattaggagaaggaaggagaaaatgagggaagggaaatcagagggggagatgaaccatgacagactatggactccaagaaacaaactgagggttttagaggggagggaggtgggggaatgggttggcttggtgatgggtattaaggaggggcacagattgcatggagcactgggtgttatacgcaaacaatgaatcatggaacactacatcaaaaactaatgatgttgcGCTCTCATGTTAATGGCGGGTGGCGTCTGCTGAGGGGGACGCAAATAACCGCTACCGGCAAGGGAAAGTCTCCTTGCCTGCCCCACTTCCATTCTCCGCAAGTATTTGAGCTCGCCAGCATGTCCGTGGTACCGCCGAATCGCTCACAAACCGGCTGGCCCCGGGGAGTCAACCAGTTCAGCAACAAGTACATCCAGCAGACTAAGCCCCTCACCCTGGAGCGCACCATCAACCTGTACCCTCTTACCAATTATACTTTTGGTACAAAAGAGCCCCTCTATGAGAAGGACAGTTCTGTTGCAGCCAGATTTCAGCGCATGAGGGAGGAATTTGATAAAATTGGATTGAGAAGGACTGTAGAAGGGGTTCTGATTGTACATGAGCACCGGCTACCACATGTGTTACTGCTACAGCTGGGAACAACTTTCTTCAAATTACCTGGTGGTGAACTTAACCCAGGAGAAGATGAAGTTGAAGGACTAAAACGCTTAATGACAGAGATACTGGGTCGTCAAGATGGTGTCCTGCAAGACTGGGTCATTGATGACTGCATTGGTAACTGGTGGAGACCAAATTTTGAACCTCCTCAGTACCCGTATATTCCTGCACATATTACAAAACCTAAGGAACATAAGAAGTTGTTTTTGGTTCAACTTCAAGAGAAAGCTTTGTTTGCAGTCCCTAAAAATTACAAGCTTGTAGCTGCACCATTGTTTGAATTGTATGACAATGCACCAGGATATGGACCTATCATTTCTAGTCTCCCTCAGCTTCTGAGCAGGTTCAATTTTATATACAACTGAATTCCTGCACAGTGGAGAAGTAAAAGAAGCCGTCTCTGTGAGCACAGCTATACACAGTGTAGAATAAATATGGTAGAAAAgtttttttggggttttctctctttcccaatcCCTAAATTGCTGCCTACTTTCTGTTGTTTGAATAGTAAAGTTAATATGAAGAACTAGATGGTGGTGTAAACAAATGTGATAATGTTTAATTTTGGTTCTACTCATACTTTTTTGTACAACATTAAAGAATATGAACTtctttctatttgtattttttttctttttttaattttcacattaaacttgtaaaattcttacaaaaaaaaactaatgatgtactatacagtgactaatataacatgataaaaaaagaaatacatttaaaagaaatcattgaaACTCCATAAGCAAGGCTAACTAACCAAGATGTTTGTGTATTCATTCAAAGCAgatcattaaaaaagtaaaagcgctcatcaaatgtatttttgaataaGTTATTTAATTACCTGGATATCtacagtagtttaaaaaaagttatctcGATAAGTAACTTTCTATCTCTAAGTGCTTCAAAAAGATACCTAAATCAACTCTATTATTTAAAAGTCCTCTTAGAGAGATGCAAATATATATAGatgccaaaaaatttttttttaggattttatttatttatttgacagagagagacagtgagagaccaCAGCAGAGggaacggcagagggagagggagaagcaggttccccactaaaCAGGGAGTCCCATGccaagcttgatcccaggaccctgagatcataacctcagcagaaggcagatgttgaagaaattgaaccacccaggcacccctacaagtcaaaattttaaaacaactttcaGACAAATTGAAGTAGGTTTCTACTGTACCATTTTTCTTACTATCAACCATTAGCAAATGACTTAGCTATTTGCAATCTGGCAAAGAAAAtgctatttacaaaaacagagaagaatttTCTACCTTCCTTATCAGCCCAAGGCATACACTTGCTGCCATCTGTCAAAAAGTAGCTTCCCCGTtcatataaagaaaaaactgaatTTGAAAATCAAGCAGAATTGACAAAGTAATATTTACTTTAAGCATTTAACAGTGTATTTCAGTAGCACCCACctacttttaaaacaattttatgaaGTAAATCCAAATCAGAGCTGCTAGGAAGATAGGGGTTTCCAGTGGCCATCTCAATGATCATACAACCCAAAGCCCAGATATCTACAGGTCTGAAACAAACaagaataaatcattttttatggaaaaatatataaaatgtatcttttttatgattttatttatttatttgacagatagagatcacaagtaagcagagagtcaggcagagagagaagaggaagcaggttcccgtggagcagagagcccgatgtggggctcaatcccaagactctgggatcatgacctgagccgaaggcagaggcttaacccactgagccaccgaggtggccctagattttatttatttatttgacagagatcacaagtaggcagagaggcaggcagagaaaaagatggGTAAgtaggctctgctgagcagagagctcgatgtagggcttgatcccaggaccctaaggatcatgacctgggctgaaggcagaggcttaacccactgagccacccaggtgcccctcttctaaaattttttaaaataatgttccagccaaagaaaaaaatcatgattaGGCAGTATCATTAATAAATTTTCATCTTAATATCATATGCCAACTTTAGGATATATATTAAACATTAccacattttattaatatattaaatatcttatATTTAAATCACATGAGAAGCCATATAGTAGTTCAGATGAAAAGTAACTATAATTCTAAAATTGTTCCAGATACTTACATAAGGACATTATGGAATTCCAAATTCTTAGTCGGGGGGAACATGGAGTTCAatcccaaaccctgagatcacaacattagccaaaaccaagagtcagactcaactgactaagccattcaGGCATCCCCCCGCCGACTAggaattttaaatagataaaaaggAGCCAAATCTCACAttcagaagaaatataaatactaCAGTGAGCTGTATCCTTCACTGACCCAACTGATAAAAATTGTAAGGTTCAATAACTGCTATATTGGTGAAGCCATGGAAAATGAACACTCCTATGTACCATCCTGGGAGTGTAAACCATACGACTTCTTTGAAGGGAAAATTGAGAAAAGcgaccaaaattaaaaatgtacctactcggggcgcctgggtggctcagtgggttaaggcctctgccttcagctcaggtcatgatctcagggtcctgggattgagccctgaatcaagttctctgctccgtagggagcttgcttccccatttctctctgcctgcctctctgcctacttgtgatctgtcaaataaataaataaaatcttttaaaaaaaatgtacctacTTTTGACCAAACAACTTTACTCCTAGGAATTTAACCAAAGATCTACTCACCCATGTGCACAAAGATAAATGATATGAGAATTCCAGAAGCATTGTTTGGGGtagaaaaaattggaaacaacctaaaatcCTTCATATGAAAACTGCTATGTAATATTTTATACACCCACACTacgaaatattattcagctatcaaaaagaaggAGGTATATGCTAATATAAATTGATCTCCAAGATGAACTCTCAAGCGAAAAAAGCAAAATTCACTGAAGAAATCCAAGAACATGTACATAAATGGAGAGATAATTGTGTGTTCACAAAAAGGAAGACTCGATATTGTCAAAACATCAACTCTTCCAAcctgatctataaattcaatgcaatgcCAGTCAAAATCCAATTTGGATATCAACAAATCGATTCTAAAGATTATATTGTTAAAAAAGAGACAACTggccccaaatggagtcacttgtgctaaaGCCCACCTCACCAAATTAAgattaggggcccctgggtggctcagtccattaagcctccagctcctgatttcagctttggtcatgatctttgggtcatgaaattgagacccatgtcaggctctgtgctcactgcagTCTCCTTGTAATCCTctctctcagggcgcctgggtggctcaggtggttaagcatgcaactcttgaatttggctcaggtcatgatctcagggttcttggatggagccctgcttccagCTCTTGGcttagcagagtctgcttgagattctctgcttcACCTCCggcccatgtgctctctctttctcaaataaataagctcttaaaagaaaataaattctctctctccttctctctctgcccctcccctgcctcgtgttctttctctctctaaaataaataaatgaataagcaaaatcttcttaaaaatacttaattagTTTCAACTTCTCCCAGAAGTGGACTCTTAAACCAGTCAATCTGGATTTACATGGTCAACACTAGTGAGGTAACCTACCTGACAGAACCCTGCTATCCCCTAAAGGTGACCTTACCACAAACAATCTACTCTTTACTAGTAACTGCCTTGTTCTGCCCCATTCTACCTATATAAGTCTTTCCATTTTGTACAGCCCCTCAGTGTGTCTTTCTGTCTGCTAGATGGAATGCTATCTCATTCACAAATCATTGAATAAAGGTATtaagatctttaaattttactcagctgaattttgttttttaacaatatGGAAAAGCAACAGAcgcagaatagccaacacaatgctgaagaacaaagtcagaggaaagatactacctgacttcaagacatattataaagctacagtaatcaaaacagtatggtattattgaaaaaataaacaaacagatcaaGAGAACAGAATATAGAGTCGAGAAATAGACTCACAAAATATATTCAActaaactttgaaaaagaagaaaagaaaattcagtagataacagaatttcttttcaaaaagtgATACTGGAGCAACTGTCATCCATGAATCAgtatcaggatcctgagatcgagcccttaGTCAGGATCTGCATTCAGTGTAGAGTCCACTTGTCTGttcattcctctccctctgcctctttgccccccaccccccactgtctgtctgtctctctctttctctatca
Proteins encoded in this region:
- the LOC131832043 gene encoding cleavage and polyadenylation specificity factor subunit 5-like; this encodes MSVVPPNRSQTGWPRGVNQFSNKYIQQTKPLTLERTINLYPLTNYTFGTKEPLYEKDSSVAARFQRMREEFDKIGLRRTVEGVLIVHEHRLPHVLLLQLGTTFFKLPGGELNPGEDEVEGLKRLMTEILGRQDGVLQDWVIDDCIGNWWRPNFEPPQYPYIPAHITKPKEHKKLFLVQLQEKALFAVPKNYKLVAAPLFELYDNAPGYGPIISSLPQLLSRFNFIYN